The stretch of DNA CTCTCGCAGTCATTTCAGCGGTTGCGCTGTTTTCCTCGGTGGTTGTGCTGGGGCCCGGAGTGGTCGCGGTGGTCTACGACCCGCTTACGGGCTTTATCAGCGGTCCACACGTGGGGCCCTCGGCGTTCCTCAAGGCTCCGTGGCAGGGCGTGGTTAGGGGCTCCTGCGGTGTGGAGGTCGTGGAGCTTTCGGGTAGGCCCGACTCTTCTCGGGGGCCGGTGGCGGCGCGCACGAGGGACGGCGTCGAGGTGTGGGTGGACTTGGCTCTCGCCTACAGCGTTGGACCCTCTGCGCTTCGGGGAGCTGGTGAGGAGCTACCCGGGGCTCGACTTCGCGGAGAAGGCGCTCGCACCCTACCTGGAGCAGGCGGCTCGGGAGGTGGTAGCGGGGTACACGGCTGAGGAGCTTTTCGCGGCCGGTAGCCGGGTTTCGGAGGAGATCAGGTAGGCGTTTCTGAGGAGAGTTCGGGCCGACGGTAGCCTCGCGGCCGTAGAGGTGAGGGACGTCAGGGTCGGGGAGATCAAGCTTCCCCGGAGGTCGAGCAGGCATTGCAGGAGAAGGTGGCGTCGTACCAGAGGATGCTCGCCGAGTACTACAGGAGGGTGGGGGAGGCGTTGGCTAGCGCCACACCGGGGTTCGAGCAGCTAGCCGTCGATACGGTCTACGCGCAGGCGGCGCCGGGGGGCTGGACTGTGACGGTGCAGGTCTCCAACAGGGGCTCGCTCCCCGCGCTGGTGACAGCCGTGAGGGTGAACGGGGTGGATGTCAGCGAGTGCAGGGACTCTGTGCGGGCGACCCCGAACGTTGCTGTGAACCCTCTCCCGGTTCTCCCAGGCGGCTCGGCGACGATACTGCTCTCAGTGTCCAGGTCCGGGAAGTGCGGTGCAACGGTGTTCACCGCCGGCTCGAGCATCGAGGTAAGGCTACGCACGGCCTCGGGTGCGGAGTACGCGAAGCTCGTCGTCCTGCCCTGACCGCAGCGACTGAAGATCGATCAGCCTGATTGAGCCGCCTGGGGCTTGCTGCGGCGCTGCCTTTGCTCCTCGAGGGCTTTCAGGGTGAAGGCGACGAGCTCTGCCGTCTCCCTTGCCCTCACCTCGGGTGTGGCTCCGAGGTGGCCGCTTCTCGTCTCGACTCGCAGGTACGCGGGGGCGCCGAGGTCTAGGAGCCTGGCGGTGAGCTTGAGGGCGTGGGATGGGTGGACGCGGTCGTCGGCGAGGCCCGTGTAGGCGAGGACGTAGGGGTAGTCGGCTGGCTTGAGGTTGTGGATGGGGGAGTAGGACTCGAGCACCCTCCTGTCCTCGGGGTCGTCGGGGTCGCCGTACTCGGTGGTCCAGAGCCTGCCGAGGTGGAGCCTGTGGTAGCGGAGCATGTCGGTGAGGGGGTAGCCGGCGAGGGCCACGTCGATGAGCTCGGGCCTCCTAGCCACCACCGCGGCGACTAGGAGCCCCCCGTTGCTCCTGCCTGTCGCGACGGTCATGTAGCCCCTGGCCCTGTAGTGCTCGAGGAAAGCCCCGAAGTCCTCGAACACCCTCACCTTGTTCCCGCGCATCCCGGCCCTGTGCCACTCCTCCCCGTACTCGAAGCCACCCCTCAGGTTCGTCGAGACGAAGGTCGCGCCGGCCTCCAGGAGCATGACGGCCTCCGGCTGGAAGCGGGGCTTGACCGACAGCGCGAACCCCCCGTAGCCGTACACCACAGCCACCCCGCCGTCCCGGGCGGCCCTGCTCCTCACCTCGAAGCCGTGCACCCTCGTCCCGTCCCGCGAGGAGACCCACAGCTCCCTGACCTCCAGCCCGAGGGGAAGCGAGGAGCCCTCGACCAGCCACGCGCCCCCCTGGTCTACGAGGTAGAGCTTGCTCGGCGTGTCGAAGGACTCGTACCTCGCCAGCGCCGCGCCGAAGCCCCTGGAGAGGATGGTGACGCTGCCCGGCCCCTCGCCGAGCCCCACCTCCCCAGCCGGCTCTCCCTCCGGGCTGTAGAGCTCGAGCCTGTTCGCGCCGTCGACGAGCCTCACCGCTAGGAGCCTCCCGCCGACGGGGGCGGCGTCCTCGATGGGGTGGGCCTCGGCCCTCAAGATTACCCTGGCCCCCCGGCCAACCTCGACGACCTGGCCCAGGCTGTGCTCGTAGCTAAGCACGTAGCTGCGGCCCCCGAGCCTGCCCACCGGGTAGGCCTTGGAGCCTCCGGGGTCGTAGAGCAGCCTGAAGCCGCCGCCTGCGAGCTCGTACACGAGGGACCTCGACCAGCCGTGAAAAGCTACGGCGTACACCGACTCCCCGTCGCCCGCGAGGTGGACCAGCCAGTTCGTGCCCAGGCCCTCGCCGAAGACCAGCTCCTCCCCGGCCCCGAGCTCCGCCTCGAACACCCTGCTCGCCGGCGCCTCGACGCCGTCCGGAGCGGTGCCGGACCTGTAGGTGCGGACGTACAGGAACCTCTCCCTCGTGAGCCAGACGGGGGGCGAGACGTAGCCCTCTGGCCCCTCGATACGCTCGCCGGTCTCGGTGTCGACGATGAGCGTGCGCGCGTAGTCCGAGCCGGCCCTCGTGTGCAGGGCGGCCAGCATCCTCCCGTCCCTGCTCGCGCTGATCGATGCAACGACGGCGTCGCCGCCGAGCTCCCGCGCGTCCAGCACCGTCTGCGGCTCCGCGTCGCCGGTGCTGTACCTCTTGACGGTGAAGGTGCCACGCTCCCTGGTCAGGGCGTAGAGGCCCCCCTCGAAGAGCGCCGCGTCGACCACGTAGGGCAGGCTGTGGAGCTCCAGCGCGCGCTGGTAGAGGGCATCGGCGAGGGGCGAGACGAACTCCCTGAACCTCCGGTTCTGCTCCTCGATGAAGGCCTTCACGCGGGGGTCCTCGAGGTCCTCGAGCCAGTCGTAGCCGCTAGGCACGGTCCATGCACGCGGCTTTCGAAAATAAAAGTTACGTCGGTGGAATCATCCCTAGCATACGGGTGAGGCGTTTTCCCAAGAGCCTTTGCAATCCAGCCGGGGACTGGGGTGCAAACTCCAACCGGCTTCCTCGCACGCGAACGGTCGGATGTGCACGAAACCCTTTTAAGCTGAGATGGAGTGGTTTGCCGCAGGGAGCGGGGTTGGAGTTGCTCAGCAAGGAGGAGAGGCTGAGGATCCTGAGGACCGTCGCCGAGGACGAGGAGTTCAGGCACGCGCTGATGGGCGCGCTTGGCTACTCCGAGCTCCTCTCAAACCTCGAGAAGATATGGAAGGAAATCGAGGAGATCAAGCGCGAGCAGGCGAAGATCTGGCAGGAGATAAGGGCTATAAGGGAGGAGACCAAGAAGATCTGGCAGGAGATAGAGGGCATCAAGCGCGAGCAGGTCAAGATATGGGAGGAGATCAAAGCGCTCAGGGAGGAGGCGAACAAGCTCTGGAAGGAGGTCAGAGACCTCAAGGAGGGGCAGAGGAGGCTTGAGGAGGGCCTAGAGAAGGTGTGGGGTGCGCTCTTCCATGGTTTCTCGCAGCTCAGTAAGTTCGCCGGGTTGACGTTCGAGGAGTTCGTGAGGACGCTTCTGACGGACCTCTTCCGGAGGCACGGCGAGATCCCGGAGGGCGCTGAGCTGAAGCGGGCCGTGATTGACGGGGAAGAGGTGGACATTTTCCTCGAGGACCCGCTCATCGTCGGCGAGGTGACGGCGCGCGCGGCCGCCTGGATCGACTGCATACCTAATAGCACCATACTCGCCGTCAACGACGTCTCCTACGACCAGATACAAGCCCCCGTCGTTAGCAAGTGCTGGTTCAGCTCGAGGAGCTCCGTCGCCTTGACTTCCGCCTCTGTCCGGGCGGAGGGCAAGTACCTCATCTGCTACGCCCGTGCGATGTCGACCCAGTGGACGCAGTTCAGCCAGTTCGTCTTCTGGGTTAACGGCCAGGTAAGCTGCACAGGGTCCCACTCCGCTTGGGCTGCCATAGGTTGCGGTTGCTAAAAAATATTTTTCCTCACTGATTTGAGGTTGCCTCAACGGCGCGGCATTTTCGTCATCCTGCGAGTGCCTGGTTCTGGTTGAGCAATCGTCTAGGCATTCTCGTCGCGCTTGACGGATATGCTGAAGCTGGGCTTGTCCCACCGGTGCCGGTGTGGGTGGTGCTTTCTTAGAATCTCGAACACCTCGTCGAGCCTCGCCTGCCAGTCGGGGACCCTGTAGTCGTCTGGGTCGATGAACCTGTAGCTCGTGAGGGGCTTGATGTCGAGCACGGGGGTGCCTGAGAAGCAGTCGCAGCCGGCCACGAACAAAACCCTGCCGCTCCTTTTCAGCAGGTGGACCGTTGTCAACGCGATGGGGTTCGGCCTGAAGGGGCTGGCGACGGCGAACACCCCGACTTCCGGCATTGACTCGTCGCTCACCCCCAGCCTCTGGACGACGTCCCTGAAGATCCTGACGGGCTTCGTCCTCAGGGGTAGGCGCTGCGCCTTGTGCATGAAGGTTACGAGTATCAGGTGCGAGAAGCCGTCGATCCCGCCCAGCGCCTCAGCGTACTCCTCGTCGACCTCTACGAAGGCCTCGACGGCCCCAGCTCTTCTGACCTGCTCGTCTGTGTAGCCGTGATAGACGTAGCCGATGGGCTTTACCTCGAGCACTTGTACGCGTGTCGACTGAAATATTTAAACGTAAGCTGGTAATACGCTCACCGTGAGGTACTACGCCCTCGACGTGCTAGCATGCCCCTACTGCCACGCGTTCCCGCTGAAGCTGGTGGTGCTGGAGGAGAGGAGGAGCCCCATGAAGTACCCCTGGCCGAGCAAGCCCTTCTGCGACTACGTCTGTGCGTTCAGGGGCGTAGAGGTTGCGAAGTGCGAGAGCTGCGAGTGCGAGGAGTGCCTCAGCCGGGAGGTGGTGAGCGGCGTGCTGGTGTGCCCGAAGTGCGGCAGGTGGTTTGCCGTGGTTGAAGGCGTGCCTCAGCTACTGCCCGACGAGGCTAGGGATTTCGACGCTGAGAGGGCTCTGCTTTCAAGGTTCAGGGAGAAGCTAGAGCGGCTCGACCCCGAGGTCGCTAGGCGCGTTTTCGGTGAAGCTTCTCATGTTGGGGGAACGGGGCAGGCTCCTGGACGGGTGTAGTCTGCATCCGCGGTGTAGAGGCTAGATGACTTTAGGTCTGCGAAACAGCTGGTATGATTAACTAACTTTATGTGGTGTTTCTTAGTTTTTCAAACGGAAAGCTTTTATTATCTTGAGTTAAGCTTTTTAATCGCCGGTGAGGCAGAAATGGGTCTCTTGGAGCAGTGGCTGAGCTACCCGGCAGCCTGGGACAGGATTCTGAGCATTATCGGCATCGAGATCCACTGGCTGATACTGCAGTACGTGCTAGGCCTACCCCTAATGGTGCTGGTAGCCCTACTAGCGTACAGGAGGAGCGGGGACGCCCGCTGGGAGCGCATGGCGAGGACGATGACGAAGGCTCTGGGGCTCGTATTCGCGGTCGGAGCTGCCACGGGGACGGCTAGCGAGTTCGGCCTAGTGGTCGTGTGGCCGAATCTTCTCGAGGCGGCTGGGCGGTACATCTACTACCCCCTGTACCTCGAGATCTTCGCCTTCCTCACGGAGATCGTCTTCATATACCTCCTCGTCTTCGGCTGGTCCAAGCTTTCCGTGAATGCGAAGATAGCGGTCGCGTTCCTCGCGATGTTCGGCGCCTGGTTCAGCGGCGCTATGATAACGAGCGTGAACAGCTACATGGTGGCTCCGACCGGCATAGTCGCGGCCTACGACCCGCTCACGGGCTGGAAGTACGACCAGGGCTACCCTAAGGTGCTGCTCGTGGTGCCGAAGGACATCGTCGGCGCGCTGGACGTCGGCAAGCTCCAGTCGCTCGGGATGGAGGTCGTCGGCGACACGGGCCAAGGGGTCGCGGTGCTGATGCCGTCGAAGATCGTCGCGAGGCTGGCGGCCGAGGCCTGGGGCGGGGTGAGGGTCAGGGACAGCGTCCTGAAGCTCGTCGTCAAGCCTGAGGCCCTCGGGGCAGTCGGGGACCTGCTGGTCAAGGATGTCGTCGACAAGATACTGGTCTTGACCGTTCAGACCGTCGGGTACACCACCGTCACGTTCCAGTCGCCCGTGTACCCGGGCACCCTCGTCCACTCGATAGGAGCGGGGGTGACGGTGACCGCCTTCACGATACTCGGTGCTTACGCGCTTCTCCTCATCAAGTCCAGGGACGAGAAGAGCAGGGACTACTACATGCTCGGCTTGAAGTTCGGCGTGGTGGCGTCCCTGGTCGCCATAGTCCTCCAGGGAGCAGTGTTCGGGCACGTGATGGGCGAGGAGATCGCGAAGTACAACCCGGAGAAGCTGGCGGCCATGGAGGGGACGAGCTCGTCCATCCTAAGCGTGTCCAGGATGCTTGGGCTCGAGAAGCTGATGCCCCTCATAGCCTACGGTAGCCTCGAGGCGAAGCTCCCGAGCTACGACGCGATACCGGCCGACTACTGCACCCTCCTCGGAGTGCCGGGCGTGTCGGACTGCAGGCCGCCCCTCATGATACACTACCTCTACTACGCTAAGATCGGCCTGGCAGTGCTCCTCGGCCTCTACGCGCTGCTGCTCGCCTTCCTGCTCTACCGCAGGGCCAGCCTGCCGGGCTGGGTGCTGTGGGCTGGGGCGCTCTCCCCGGTTGCCGCGCAGCTGGTCAGCTTCCTCGGCTGGGCCGTCAGGGAGATGGGTCGGAAGCCCTGGTCGATCTACGGCGTGATGACCGTCGACGTCGCCCACACAATGAACCCCGCCGACCCGCTCGCCTACGTTCTCGTGGCCCTGCTGTTCCTCGGAACGCTCGCCGGGCTCATATACGCCGCTTTCAAGGTACTCTACGAGCCCTCGGTTAAGGGGTGATCGCGGTGGAGGCTCCGGTGTTCTTCCTGGCGCTGGTGTTCGGGATCCACATAGTCGCGGTGAACGTCGGGATAGCGCTCGCGACGCTCGTGCCCATCCTCAAGAGGAGGGCTGAGCTCAGCGGGGACGCCAGGCTCGCCGAGACCGCTAGGGGGCTGTTCAGGATATACGCGGCCACCTACGGGCTCGCGGGCGTGATGGGCACGGCCTTCACGGTCTTCCTCCTCAGCTTCTACCCGGAGTTCGTCGGCGTAGCGGGGAATATCGCCATGATACCCTTCGGGATCGCCATCGTAGCCATAGTCCTTCACTTCTTCGCCATCGTTGCCTACTGGTACGGCTGGGACGCCTTCAGCCCCACAGCGCACTTCTACGCAGGCGTCCTACTAGCCCTCACAGCCTACCTGATCCCGCTCGGCTTCAGGGCGGTGTTCGCGTTTCTCAACACGCCCGCTGGCTTGAGCTTCGACGGGAAGCCCTGGCTCGACGTCGCCAAGGCCCTGGCCAACCCAACTTTCCTGCCCCTGTACCTCAAGAGCGTAGTGGGGGCGCTCACGCTGGGATTCCTCTTCGTCTCCGCGGTGCTCGCGGTCAAGGGCCTCAGGGGCGGCGGGCTCAGCGGGGTCGAGGAGGACCTGTACAGGGACGGGTTGAAGTGGGGCACAGCCGGCCTCCTGGCTATGGCTTTCCTCGGCGCGTGGTACACCGTCTCCCTAACCAACACGCCGATAAAGTTCAACAACATCTTCAAGGGGCTCGGCTGGGCAGTCCAGGGAGTTGAGAGGCTCTCAGACTACTCGTGGCTCTTCGCGGTCAAGATGCTGCTCGTCTTGGCTCAGGCCCACATACTTCTCCGGTTGACGGTGTTCAAGCCGGCTGAGGCCTCGACGCGGGCCGGCTACCTTGGCTCCATCTACGCGGCGACCGCGGCGGCTCTCACCGTCCTGACCGGGGAGTACCTGAACGCGTTCAGCCAGTACCCGTTCTTCGTCGCCAACCTACCGCTCATCACCTCAAGCGTCCCCGAGCCCTGGAGGACGATACTGGGCAGGTCGCTCGACCTGAGGAACGTGAGCCCCCTAGCCCTGGACCCCGCGCTCTACGCCGTGACCGCGGTGGGCCTGCTCGCGCTGCTCGCGGCGGCCGGCTACTTCCTCTACGTCGTCTTCCTTAAAAGCGAGTAGCTTTTTAAGTAGTGTATTTTCACCCCCATTTTCTCGAGGACCTGAGCGGTGTAGAGCTTAACAAGCCTGTCCAGCACCTTCCCGCTTATGCCGGCGGCCTCGCGGATGATGAACATCCTGAGGTGCTGGTAGGCGTGGAGAACCACAGCTAGGTTCCAGTAGGCCGCCTTCACGAGTGCCGGAACGTCTGTGGGGGATTCAAGGAACCTCGCTGCCTCGCCGACCAGGTGGCCCACGGATCCGACGAGGACGCTCTCGCTGAGGCCCAGCTGTATGTACGCGAGGCCAGCCCTGAACACCGTCTCCGCGTGCTCGCGGCCGTAGTCACCCATGAAGAGGAACGTCAGGAGGCTCTCGAGGACCATCCGCAGCCCGAGCTCCGTGCTCTCGTCCTGGAGTATCGAGGAGGTCTCGGGCATCTTCTTGATCGCCTCGAGGGTGCTCGAGACAATCTCCTCCTCGCGCTCTAGGATGCTGGGAGCCAGGGACTGGAGGCGGCCCACCTCGCTGCTCGTAAGCCCTAGAAGCCGGAAAGCAACCTCTCCCTCACGCACCACCTCCGCTAGTATCTCCTCCTGCACATTCAGGACTCGCTTTCGGCACAGATATACTTTACGCTAAGTTTAGCTGAGACGATAAAACGAAATAAAAAGAAAACGGAATAAAAAGAGTTTCCCAGCCTCTCTAGAAGCCCTTCCTGGCCTCTCCCTTCCTCACGAACTGAAGGGTTACGGCCGAGAGCAGGAGGAAGGCGATCGAGTAGGGCATCAGCGTCGGGTAGCCTAGAAGGTCGATGAACAGGCCCGCGATAGGCGGAGCGAGGATTGCCGCGCTCTGCGACGCAAAGTAGTAGAGCCCCGTGTAGGCCCCCAGCTTCTCGCGCGTCGTCATGTCCACCACTGTTGGCAGGCTGTTCACGTTGACCAGAGCCCAAGCAAAGCCCCCGAGGAAGAACAGCGCCTCGACAGTATAGACGAGCACTGATCCTGTAATGCTGAGAGCCGCGAGGTGGACACCTGCCAGGAGGGAGACGAGCAGGAGGAGCCCCAGAGTCATCGTCCTCCTCCTGCCCAGCTTGGCGCCGATGAAGCCTGCCGGGAGGGAGAAGATGAGGAAGCCCAGCGCGACGAAACCGAGGATGAAGGACCCGGTGGCCTCGTCTAGCCCCATGTACCACTTGGCGTAGCTCGTGAAGAAGGTTTCGATGGCGTTGTAGCCTATGAACCAGAGGAAGATGGAGGAGAGCATAAACAGGAGGCTCTTGTCGGGGTCCGTGAACGCTAGCTTGAGGTTGTCAGCGAGTTCCCTGAAGCTCTGCCTGAATGTTTTCCTTAGGACCTCGGTGAAGCTGGGACCCCCGGCTTCCTTGACCTTGAACTCCTCCGGCTCGTCGACTAGCAGTATCACCAGCAGGCTGGCGAGGAGTAGGATGACCCCTGAGGCCACGAATGGGTAGGTGGGGTTCATCTTGTAGAGCAGTGAGCCGACGAAGTAGGCGAGGAGGGACCCGACGCCGCCCATGAAGTTTATTATCCCGTTAGCCTGGCTCCTCTTCTCGCTC from Infirmifilum sp. NZ encodes:
- a CDS encoding prolyl oligopeptidase family serine peptidase is translated as MPSGYDWLEDLEDPRVKAFIEEQNRRFREFVSPLADALYQRALELHSLPYVVDAALFEGGLYALTRERGTFTVKRYSTGDAEPQTVLDARELGGDAVVASISASRDGRMLAALHTRAGSDYARTLIVDTETGERIEGPEGYVSPPVWLTRERFLYVRTYRSGTAPDGVEAPASRVFEAELGAGEELVFGEGLGTNWLVHLAGDGESVYAVAFHGWSRSLVYELAGGGFRLLYDPGGSKAYPVGRLGGRSYVLSYEHSLGQVVEVGRGARVILRAEAHPIEDAAPVGGRLLAVRLVDGANRLELYSPEGEPAGEVGLGEGPGSVTILSRGFGAALARYESFDTPSKLYLVDQGGAWLVEGSSLPLGLEVRELWVSSRDGTRVHGFEVRSRAARDGGVAVVYGYGGFALSVKPRFQPEAVMLLEAGATFVSTNLRGGFEYGEEWHRAGMRGNKVRVFEDFGAFLEHYRARGYMTVATGRSNGGLLVAAVVARRPELIDVALAGYPLTDMLRYHRLHLGRLWTTEYGDPDDPEDRRVLESYSPIHNLKPADYPYVLAYTGLADDRVHPSHALKLTARLLDLGAPAYLRVETRSGHLGATPEVRARETAELVAFTLKALEEQRQRRSKPQAAQSG
- a CDS encoding protoglobin domain-containing protein yields the protein MQEEILAEVVREGEVAFRLLGLTSSEVGRLQSLAPSILEREEEIVSSTLEAIKKMPETSSILQDESTELGLRMVLESLLTFLFMGDYGREHAETVFRAGLAYIQLGLSESVLVGSVGHLVGEAARFLESPTDVPALVKAAYWNLAVVLHAYQHLRMFIIREAAGISGKVLDRLVKLYTAQVLEKMGVKIHYLKSYSLLRKTT
- a CDS encoding cytochrome ubiquinol oxidase subunit I, giving the protein MEAPVFFLALVFGIHIVAVNVGIALATLVPILKRRAELSGDARLAETARGLFRIYAATYGLAGVMGTAFTVFLLSFYPEFVGVAGNIAMIPFGIAIVAIVLHFFAIVAYWYGWDAFSPTAHFYAGVLLALTAYLIPLGFRAVFAFLNTPAGLSFDGKPWLDVAKALANPTFLPLYLKSVVGALTLGFLFVSAVLAVKGLRGGGLSGVEEDLYRDGLKWGTAGLLAMAFLGAWYTVSLTNTPIKFNNIFKGLGWAVQGVERLSDYSWLFAVKMLLVLAQAHILLRLTVFKPAEASTRAGYLGSIYAATAAALTVLTGEYLNAFSQYPFFVANLPLITSSVPEPWRTILGRSLDLRNVSPLALDPALYAVTAVGLLALLAAAGYFLYVVFLKSE
- a CDS encoding MFS transporter, translated to MQAEKFSYFKVFLLGFGFFGISVIWSVYNSYVPVFLKELGLASWLVGFIMTIDNIFAVVLLPYLGVLSDVTRTRIGRRKPYILLGAPPAALTFALIPFFRAELLPMMAVIVVMNLSMALFRSPVIAFMPDITPSEKRSQANGIINFMGGVGSLLAYFVGSLLYKMNPTYPFVASGVILLLASLLVILLVDEPEEFKVKEAGGPSFTEVLRKTFRQSFRELADNLKLAFTDPDKSLLFMLSSIFLWFIGYNAIETFFTSYAKWYMGLDEATGSFILGFVALGFLIFSLPAGFIGAKLGRRRTMTLGLLLLVSLLAGVHLAALSITGSVLVYTVEALFFLGGFAWALVNVNSLPTVVDMTTREKLGAYTGLYYFASQSAAILAPPIAGLFIDLLGYPTLMPYSIAFLLLSAVTLQFVRKGEARKGF
- a CDS encoding SAM-dependent methyltransferase; its protein translation is MLEVKPIGYVYHGYTDEQVRRAGAVEAFVEVDEEYAEALGGIDGFSHLILVTFMHKAQRLPLRTKPVRIFRDVVQRLGVSDESMPEVGVFAVASPFRPNPIALTTVHLLKRSGRVLFVAGCDCFSGTPVLDIKPLTSYRFIDPDDYRVPDWQARLDEVFEILRKHHPHRHRWDKPSFSISVKRDENA
- a CDS encoding Trm112 family protein codes for the protein MRYYALDVLACPYCHAFPLKLVVLEERRSPMKYPWPSKPFCDYVCAFRGVEVAKCESCECEECLSREVVSGVLVCPKCGRWFAVVEGVPQLLPDEARDFDAERALLSRFREKLERLDPEVARRVFGEASHVGGTGQAPGRV
- a CDS encoding cytochrome ubiquinol oxidase subunit I; translation: MGLLEQWLSYPAAWDRILSIIGIEIHWLILQYVLGLPLMVLVALLAYRRSGDARWERMARTMTKALGLVFAVGAATGTASEFGLVVVWPNLLEAAGRYIYYPLYLEIFAFLTEIVFIYLLVFGWSKLSVNAKIAVAFLAMFGAWFSGAMITSVNSYMVAPTGIVAAYDPLTGWKYDQGYPKVLLVVPKDIVGALDVGKLQSLGMEVVGDTGQGVAVLMPSKIVARLAAEAWGGVRVRDSVLKLVVKPEALGAVGDLLVKDVVDKILVLTVQTVGYTTVTFQSPVYPGTLVHSIGAGVTVTAFTILGAYALLLIKSRDEKSRDYYMLGLKFGVVASLVAIVLQGAVFGHVMGEEIAKYNPEKLAAMEGTSSSILSVSRMLGLEKLMPLIAYGSLEAKLPSYDAIPADYCTLLGVPGVSDCRPPLMIHYLYYAKIGLAVLLGLYALLLAFLLYRRASLPGWVLWAGALSPVAAQLVSFLGWAVREMGRKPWSIYGVMTVDVAHTMNPADPLAYVLVALLFLGTLAGLIYAAFKVLYEPSVKG